In Penaeus monodon isolate SGIC_2016 chromosome 8, NSTDA_Pmon_1, whole genome shotgun sequence, one DNA window encodes the following:
- the LOC119576093 gene encoding uncharacterized protein LOC119576093, which yields MACSKPAVCYLLLGLWSACWCLQVDEKNGTFPRNFEVRSLRRSDNDSFLSEVHIRSLSGESPPPTATDVTLKTSLPSCRHHAVSSFTHASINASVTWSCGDLTAPAPGHLRGQVNTREKGEGLMLIADLARKNVVVTSSGVKLDFRGGQTTLGDLNEPTSWRLCVQSRNKTDQSCRRSYDDGPPQGDNRFLGEPAGQIDPQCTPTFTEPNELYHGRGADGIHTKQPEHFEGVEFVTQLSKGKISVMSRSLSGDRRLLVYTSSTEGSDPSMWMLHLPTLNLRLNASSTSWRDHLNDHSYFEAEMTNLITKTKVKITSKEVLVRQRDNLDDTEKQVQEENKGKEAVRNHSPKTMEAGSEEDPVADSSSQENDRCTKRHLDEGPVGTDFQESEACSFGFDMSGSFRPAKCIPGSKLVKHVQQTVASSIFNLQTTMTVDATPDGEHIIGILQKTSLPVCPNLDSVLKQIFNFSSSFTGWEYVVSQWSWGSMLVEAQWGVSFFQYYHKIFAFNTDQNSPLPSIHFLLDFRDYKEFQVKAKCPTLGKSLVFTLHTDANHHTFMVRSMNEFMPLDSSTLIKVDIEVIRSDLAVTWYFDEEKTFSIWSQVSEAVLEAISSTSFCGQNANKKGVKTFIMDMFGDTSLQLMPEIWALLTIVREVEELQDLKVFFKETNQDVFDFSSLWSNLRASGYKMGLLEAHPQGIGVTVKTQGIIWVFSTAMEAWNVVSGCSNNCDTTHQLSRLIEDFVASFHQS from the exons AGGTCTGACAACGATAGCTTCTTGTCGGAAGTCCATATACg ATCGTTATCAGGTGAATCGCCACCACCGACTGCCACAGATGTTACCTTGAAG ACGTCCCTGCCCTCCTGCCGACACCACGCTGTCTCCTCCTTCACCCACGCGTCCATAAACGCCTCGGTCACATGGTCATGTGGTGACCTGACTGCCCCAGCGCCAGGGCACCTCCGCGGCCAGGTCAACACCCGGGAGAAAGGCGAGGGACTAATGCTAATAGCCGACCTCGCTCGTAAA AATGTTGTAGTCACGTCTTCTGGGGTGAAACTAGACTTCAGAGGAGGCCAGACGACTCTAGGTGATTTAAACGAACCTACATCCTGGCGACTGTGCGTCCAGAGTCGTAATAAGACAGACCAGTCCTGTCGTCGTTCCTACGATGATGGCCCTCCCCAAGGAGACAACCGCTTTCTGGGGGAGCCTGCAGGCCAAATTGACCCGCAGTGCACCCCGACTTTCACGGAGCCAAATGAATTATATCACG GTCGTGGCGCCGACGGAATTCATACAAAGCAGCCGGAGCACTTCGAAGGTGTGGAGTTTGTGACACAGTTATCTAAGGGCAAGATATCCGTCATGAGCCGATCTCTCTCGGGCGACCGGCGTCTCCTCGTCTACACCTCTTCGACGGAGGGTTCTGATCCCAG CATGTGGATGTTGCATCTCCCGACTTTGAACTTGAGGCTGAACGCCAGTTCAACCTCCTGGCGTGATCACCTGAATGATCATAGTTATTTCGAAGCTGAGATGACGAATCTCATCACAAAGACGAAAGTTAAAATCACAAGTAAGGAAGTTCTTGTCCGGCAGAGAGACAACCTAGATGATACTGAGAAACAAGttcaagaagaaaacaaagggaaggaAGCAGTTCGAAACCATTCACCCAAGACGATGGAGGCAGGCAGTGAAGAAGACCCGGTTGCTGATAGCAGTTCTCAGGAAAACGACAGGTGCACAAAAAGGCACCTGGATGAGGGTCCAGTAGGGACTGACTTTCAAGAATCTGAAGCGTGTTCCTTTGGATTTGACATGTCAGGATCATTCCGTCCTGCCAAGTGTATCCCCGGATCAAAACTTGTGAAGCATGTCCAGCAGACTGTCGCCAGCAGCATATTCAACTTACAAACTACCATGACTGTAGACG CCACACCCGACGGAGAGCACATCATTGGCATTCTCCAGAAGACATCGCTCCCCGTCTGTCCGAATCTCGACTCGGTCCTCAAGC AAATCTTCAACTTCTCGTCAAGTTTCACCGGATGGGAATATGTCGTGTCCCAATGGTCGTGGGGCAGCATGTTGGTCGAAGCGCAGTGGGGTGTTAGCTTCTTCCAGTACTATCACAAGATATTCGCTTTTAATACAGATCAG AACAGCCCTCTGCCCAGCATACACTTCCTTTTGGATTTCCGTGATTATAAGGAGTTCCAGGTAAAGGCAAAATGTCCAACACTAGGGAAATCATTGGTCTTCACCCTTCACACTGACGCAAACCATCACACTTTCATGG TGAGGAGCATGAACGAATTTATGCCCCTCGACTCCTCAACTCTCATAAAGGTTGACATCGAGGTCATCCGCAGTGACTTGGCAGTGACGTGGTATTTCGATGAGGAAAAGACGTTCTCTATCTGGAGCCAAGTCTCTGAAGCTGTGCTTGAG GCTATATCAAGTACAAGCTTCTGTGGTCAGAATGCAAACAAGAAAGGGGTCAAAACCTTCATCATGGATATGTTTGGTGACACGTCACTTCAGTTGATGCCGGAA ATATGGGCCCTCCTAACCATAGTGAGAGAAGTGGAGGAGCTTCAGGATCTCAAGGTGTTCTTCAAGGAAACGAATCAAG ATGTTTTTGACTTTTCATCTTTGTGGTCAAACCTGCGGGCCTCAGGGTACAAAATGGGCCTTTTGGAAGCCCATCCACAAGGCATAGGAGTGACGGTGAAAACACAAGGTATTATCTGGGTGTTCTCTACTGCTATG GAAGCCTGGAATGTAGTCTCAGGATGCAGCAATAATTGTGACACTACTCATCAACTATCTCGCTTGATTGAAGACTTTGTAGCCTCATTCCACCAGTCTTAA
- the LOC119576094 gene encoding glutathione peroxidase-like isoform X1 — MLRFAAQSLLAVGGGASLASFSRSLVMASESAFYNFSAVDIDGNEVSMEKYKGNPCIVVNVASKUGLTSVNYTELVQLHEKYEANGLRILAFPCNQFGGQEPGTEAEIKKFAEGYGVKFDMFSKIKVNGDDAHPLWKFLKSKQGGTLGNFIKWNFTKFLVDKEGNPVARYSPQTNPIPAIEKDLQKYM; from the exons ATGTTGCGCTTCGCAG CTCAGAGTTTGTTAGCAGTAGGTGGAGGTGCCAGCTTGGCATCGTTCTCAAGGAGTCTAGTCATG GCTTCAGAGTCAGCCTTCTACAACTTCAGTGCTGTGGATATTGACGGCAATGAAGTTTCAATGGAAAAGTACAA GGGCAATCCTTGCATTGTAGTCAATGTGGCTAGCAAGTGAGGTTTGACCAGCGTGAACTACACCGAACTGGTGCAGCTTCACGAGAAGTATGAAGCCAATGGCCTGCGCATCCTTGCCTTCCCCTGCAACCAATTTGGAGGCCAG GAACCAGGTACTGAGGCTGAAATCAAGAAGTTTGCTGAAGGGTATGGAGTAAAATTCGACATGTTTTCCAAAATCAAGGTGAATGGGGATGATGCCCACCCATTGTGGAAGTTCCTGAAGTCGAAACAAGGAGGCACACTCGGCAATTTTATCAAGTGGAACTTCACCAAATTTCTTGTTGACAAAGAAGGAAATCCAGTAGCTCGCTATTCGCCACAAACAAATCCAATT CCAGCCATTGAAAAAGACCtccaaaaatatatgtaa
- the LOC119576094 gene encoding glutathione peroxidase-like isoform X2, which yields MKEIMFLVELATGDLVVWQISLSQYAERVGVEHTTHLLSPSCTVRSQSLLAVGGGASLASFSRSLVMASESAFYNFSAVDIDGNEVSMEKYKGNPCIVVNVASKUGLTSVNYTELVQLHEKYEANGLRILAFPCNQFGGQEPGTEAEIKKFAEGYGVKFDMFSKIKVNGDDAHPLWKFLKSKQGGTLGNFIKWNFTKFLVDKEGNPVARYSPQTNPIPAIEKDLQKYM from the exons ATGAAGGAAATTATGTTTTTGGTTGAGTTGGCAACTGGAGACTTAGTAGTGTGGCAGATATCCCTTAGTCAGTATGCTGAAAGAGTGGGAGTAGAACACACTACACACCTGCTCTCTCCATCTTGTACTGTAAGGT CTCAGAGTTTGTTAGCAGTAGGTGGAGGTGCCAGCTTGGCATCGTTCTCAAGGAGTCTAGTCATG GCTTCAGAGTCAGCCTTCTACAACTTCAGTGCTGTGGATATTGACGGCAATGAAGTTTCAATGGAAAAGTACAA GGGCAATCCTTGCATTGTAGTCAATGTGGCTAGCAAGTGAGGTTTGACCAGCGTGAACTACACCGAACTGGTGCAGCTTCACGAGAAGTATGAAGCCAATGGCCTGCGCATCCTTGCCTTCCCCTGCAACCAATTTGGAGGCCAG GAACCAGGTACTGAGGCTGAAATCAAGAAGTTTGCTGAAGGGTATGGAGTAAAATTCGACATGTTTTCCAAAATCAAGGTGAATGGGGATGATGCCCACCCATTGTGGAAGTTCCTGAAGTCGAAACAAGGAGGCACACTCGGCAATTTTATCAAGTGGAACTTCACCAAATTTCTTGTTGACAAAGAAGGAAATCCAGTAGCTCGCTATTCGCCACAAACAAATCCAATT CCAGCCATTGAAAAAGACCtccaaaaatatatgtaa